Proteins from a genomic interval of uncultured Methanocorpusculum sp.:
- a CDS encoding NAD(P)/FAD-dependent oxidoreductase, whose product MSLGEYDVIVIGTGPAGLFCAANLAPAKVLILEKMKLPGRKLLLAGSGQCNLTHAGDVKTFTANYGDHGNFVKPSLMACSNRAVTDFFEHRGVPFFANENGKVFPVSLLADDVLDALLSACDEAGIEINYSEGVKAITSNANGYSVETFFAAYRAKYVVIATGGMSYPGTGSTGDGYGFAESLGHTIVSPEPALTPVYVDDHPLKDLSGISLPAKVSIWREGKKLLTREGDLLITRFGYSGPVILDASRWMRAGDLLKIAFTPLSPEGVDTLLKERTAASGGKQIQNLLFGLSCPDRLIRALVEASGIPEGTTGSQFTSKMRAALIENLTAFPVTISRLGDFNAAICTAGGVSLTEINKKTCESKIAPGVFFAGEVMDLDGDTGGYNIQAAFSTGFAAAKTILTLLCA is encoded by the coding sequence ATGAGTCTGGGCGAGTATGATGTGATCGTGATTGGAACAGGGCCTGCCGGGTTATTCTGCGCTGCAAATCTTGCTCCGGCGAAGGTTCTGATCCTGGAAAAGATGAAACTTCCGGGCAGAAAACTTCTGCTGGCCGGTTCCGGTCAGTGTAATCTCACGCATGCCGGCGATGTGAAAACGTTCACCGCAAACTACGGTGATCATGGAAATTTTGTGAAGCCTTCTCTGATGGCGTGTTCGAATCGTGCCGTGACGGATTTTTTCGAACACCGTGGCGTTCCTTTTTTCGCAAACGAGAACGGGAAGGTGTTTCCTGTCTCTCTTCTCGCGGATGACGTGCTGGATGCGTTGCTTTCCGCCTGCGATGAGGCGGGAATCGAGATCAATTATTCGGAAGGAGTGAAAGCGATAACGTCGAATGCGAACGGGTATTCTGTCGAGACGTTTTTTGCGGCATATCGGGCAAAGTATGTGGTGATCGCGACCGGCGGGATGTCGTATCCTGGGACCGGTTCGACGGGAGACGGGTATGGTTTTGCAGAATCTCTTGGCCATACGATCGTTTCGCCGGAACCGGCTTTGACTCCGGTGTATGTCGATGATCACCCTCTCAAAGATCTCTCCGGGATTTCTCTTCCGGCAAAGGTCAGTATCTGGCGGGAAGGGAAAAAACTGCTGACCCGTGAGGGCGATCTGCTGATCACCCGCTTTGGGTATTCGGGTCCGGTGATTCTGGATGCGTCGAGATGGATGCGTGCGGGCGATCTGCTCAAAATCGCGTTCACTCCTCTCTCTCCGGAGGGAGTGGATACGCTTCTCAAAGAGAGGACTGCCGCATCCGGGGGAAAGCAGATTCAGAATCTGCTTTTCGGTCTTTCCTGTCCGGACCGTCTGATCCGTGCCCTGGTGGAAGCGTCCGGCATTCCCGAGGGAACGACCGGCAGTCAGTTCACATCGAAGATGCGTGCCGCGTTGATCGAAAATCTGACGGCATTTCCGGTCACAATTTCCCGGCTTGGCGATTTCAATGCGGCAATCTGTACGGCGGGTGGCGTGTCTCTCACAGAGATCAACAAAAAAACCTGCGAGTCGAAGATCGCTCCGGGCGTATTTTTTGCAGGAGAAGTGATGGATTTGGACGGGGATACGGGAGGATATAATATTCAGGCGGCGTTTTCCACGGGTTTTGCCGCTGCAAAAACGATCCTTACGTTGTTGTGCGCGTGA
- a CDS encoding 30S ribosomal protein S15: MARMHARRRGIASSVRPYRKEVPAWSNSDVKEIEGKIVELRKAGLTCAQIGLVLRDKHGVPNVKLATGKRVNAIVRENDLDTDIPEDLRNLMHKALMMRKHLEQNRKDLHNKRQLQLTEAKVRRLVKYYVGTKRLPAGWVYKPETAEILLSR, translated from the coding sequence ATGGCACGAATGCATGCTAGAAGAAGAGGAATTGCATCCTCTGTCAGACCATACAGAAAAGAAGTCCCTGCCTGGTCCAACTCCGATGTCAAAGAGATCGAGGGTAAAATCGTCGAGCTGCGCAAAGCAGGTCTTACCTGTGCACAGATCGGTCTCGTTCTCCGTGACAAACACGGAGTCCCGAACGTAAAACTCGCAACCGGCAAGAGAGTCAATGCCATTGTTCGTGAGAACGACCTTGACACCGACATCCCCGAAGATCTGCGTAACCTTATGCACAAGGCACTCATGATGAGAAAACACCTTGAGCAGAACAGAAAAGACCTTCACAACAAGCGTCAGCTCCAGCTGACCGAAGCAAAGGTCCGCAGACTCGTAAAGTACTATGTTGGTACCAAACGCTTACCCGCTGGTTGGGTCTACAAGCCGGAGACTGCAGAGATTCTTCTGTCCAGATAA
- a CDS encoding DHH family phosphoesterase → MSLEEAAKTIADRLRGMEYVEMYTHHDADGISSAAIMSIALKRAGIAFRLRFLPVLNETDVTNPDISLLCDLGASCAGLPETTMIIDHHVPYTTSKYHINPRLFGVDGETELSAAGCAYLVANALSDNRDLVGLVLLGIIGDGQKLAGMNEKIIGEAIANNLINPGKGIILPGRTTKEQIEAASSPYLPGLSGNSGEAEDIMKICSAKTSDEAYLGCLLSEIIARSDASYDALMNLYGETWDLERENIHNAHSLTMVVDACGKAGKTEIAFGLACGDASLLKEAWEIALSFKKKVITAADSAKQITKNAWMVESVDTVSDVADMFAESENWPLFVLCRGESYLKVSARAPRSADVDFEQFIVTAAKTFGGKGGGHKTRAGGEFPLACETEFIRSLEALA, encoded by the coding sequence ATGTCACTTGAAGAAGCCGCCAAAACGATCGCCGACCGCCTGAGAGGAATGGAGTACGTGGAAATGTACACCCATCACGATGCGGACGGCATATCCTCGGCGGCGATTATGTCCATCGCCTTAAAACGGGCGGGCATCGCGTTTAGGCTCAGGTTCTTACCTGTTCTTAACGAAACCGATGTCACGAATCCGGACATTTCCCTTCTGTGTGACCTGGGTGCGTCGTGCGCCGGATTGCCGGAGACGACAATGATCATCGATCACCACGTGCCTTACACCACCTCGAAATATCATATCAACCCGCGGCTGTTCGGCGTAGACGGCGAAACGGAACTTTCCGCTGCCGGCTGCGCTTATCTGGTCGCGAATGCCCTTTCAGATAACCGTGACCTTGTAGGTCTGGTTCTTCTCGGCATCATTGGAGATGGTCAGAAACTCGCCGGTATGAATGAAAAGATCATCGGCGAGGCGATAGCGAATAATCTGATAAATCCGGGAAAAGGAATCATTCTTCCCGGAAGGACAACCAAAGAACAGATCGAAGCGGCATCCTCTCCGTATCTTCCGGGTCTTTCCGGAAACAGCGGAGAAGCCGAAGATATAATGAAGATCTGTTCGGCGAAGACCTCGGACGAGGCTTACCTTGGCTGTCTTTTATCGGAAATCATCGCACGATCAGACGCTTCATACGATGCTCTGATGAATCTCTACGGCGAAACCTGGGATCTTGAGCGGGAAAATATCCATAATGCCCATTCTCTGACGATGGTCGTCGACGCCTGCGGTAAAGCAGGCAAGACCGAGATCGCGTTCGGACTGGCATGCGGGGATGCTTCCCTGCTGAAAGAAGCCTGGGAGATCGCCCTTTCTTTTAAGAAAAAGGTGATCACTGCCGCAGATTCAGCCAAACAGATAACAAAGAATGCATGGATGGTCGAATCCGTCGATACGGTAAGCGATGTCGCCGACATGTTTGCCGAGTCGGAAAACTGGCCTCTTTTCGTTCTTTGCAGAGGAGAATCGTATCTGAAAGTCTCAGCGAGAGCCCCCCGTTCTGCAGACGTGGATTTCGAGCAGTTCATCGTGACTGCCGCAAAAACATTCGGCGGAAAGGGCGGAGGTCATAAGACCAGGGCAGGTGGCGAGTTCCCGCTTGCCTGCGAGACTGAGTTTATCAGATCACTGGAGGCATTGGCATGA
- a CDS encoding KEOPS complex subunit Pcc1 has product MKISGEIRSKNLRADDIEKSLSPDNGGFIETSFEEGCIVARVNGESLRSVIATVDDYLMNLSVAERLIETICEENTLKNTSGE; this is encoded by the coding sequence ATGAAGATATCCGGCGAGATCAGATCGAAAAATCTGCGTGCAGATGATATCGAAAAATCTCTTTCGCCGGACAACGGCGGGTTTATTGAAACTTCTTTTGAGGAGGGGTGTATTGTGGCGAGGGTGAACGGTGAGTCGCTTCGGTCGGTTATTGCGACAGTTGATGATTATCTGATGAATCTCTCGGTTGCAGAACGGCTCATCGAGACGATCTGCGAAGAGAATACGTTAAAAAATACTTCAGGTGAATAA
- a CDS encoding 30S ribosomal protein S3ae produces the protein MARKKQSGGRKVEGWKAKNWYKVHAPEFLGKQFIGEIISSNPENVPGRVLTVSLGELIQDYSKQNVRASFKIMNVAGDAAYTQFNGHEMTKEFVRAMVKKRASRVDSTITVTPLGSTRELQVTITAFTINHARLSQVQELRAKMVKVVEDTAKESDFESFVSAMLKGELSKKMFAECKPIFPVRRIEIIKSESVSSAADRAAALIR, from the coding sequence ATGGCAAGAAAAAAGCAGAGTGGCGGACGCAAAGTCGAGGGCTGGAAGGCAAAGAACTGGTATAAAGTTCATGCACCGGAATTCCTCGGCAAGCAGTTCATTGGAGAGATCATCTCTTCAAATCCGGAAAACGTTCCGGGTCGTGTATTGACGGTTAGTCTGGGCGAACTGATCCAGGACTATTCCAAACAGAATGTTCGTGCATCCTTTAAGATCATGAATGTTGCAGGAGATGCAGCATACACCCAGTTCAATGGTCACGAAATGACCAAAGAATTCGTTCGTGCAATGGTTAAGAAACGGGCCTCCCGTGTCGACAGCACGATCACGGTTACGCCCCTTGGCAGCACCCGTGAACTTCAGGTCACGATTACCGCATTCACTATCAACCACGCAAGACTTTCCCAGGTTCAGGAGCTTCGTGCAAAGATGGTGAAAGTCGTCGAAGATACCGCAAAGGAATCCGACTTCGAGTCCTTTGTTTCTGCCATGCTGAAAGGCGAACTTTCCAAGAAGATGTTCGCAGAATGCAAGCCGATCTTCCCGGTCCGCAGAATCGAGATCATCAAATCCGAGTCAGTCAGCTCTGCAGCAGACCGCGCAGCAGCTCTTATCCGTTAA
- a CDS encoding alpha/beta hydrolase — MTGDLRVPFAGDHPVIIRGTISFLLIAKAVEKFPLLIETDTEELVQGVYPGDLIIVSAPEGGEILPALYLLEMVKTYHLPVIALPKTHPAGKRLSYVVSAAEKIEMRCDIRRGTHPEQHLLCSADEFTGMTLYLDGDNLVIENPRPGISLSRLLWSPSCTEEEMSIDSGSSGQ, encoded by the coding sequence ATGACCGGTGACCTTCGTGTTCCTTTTGCTGGTGACCATCCGGTCATCATCCGGGGAACCATCTCTTTTCTTTTGATTGCAAAAGCCGTAGAAAAATTTCCTCTTCTGATCGAAACCGACACCGAGGAACTAGTGCAGGGTGTCTATCCTGGTGATCTGATCATCGTATCGGCACCGGAAGGTGGCGAGATCCTTCCTGCTCTTTATCTTCTCGAGATGGTCAAAACATATCATCTGCCGGTGATCGCTCTCCCAAAAACCCATCCGGCAGGAAAACGTCTCTCCTACGTTGTATCGGCCGCCGAAAAGATCGAGATGCGCTGTGATATAAGGCGCGGGACCCACCCCGAGCAGCATCTCCTCTGTTCCGCTGATGAGTTCACCGGGATGACGCTGTATTTGGATGGTGACAATCTCGTCATCGAAAATCCGCGGCCCGGGATCTCCCTCTCCCGTCTTTTGTGGTCTCCTTCATGTACCGAAGAAGAAATGAGTATAGACTCAGGTTCTTCCGGTCAGTAA